Within the Staphylococcus argenteus genome, the region TTCTTTATCGTTGTTTCACTCCAATAACTTGCATTGTTTGTAGAATTCTATTTGAAATTCTCTATGATGAGGCCCGCACCCCAACTTGCATTGCTTGATGAAATTGTGGATCCAATTTCTCTGTGTTGGGGCCCCGCCAACTTGCACATTTTTGTTAGCTGACTTTCCGTCAACTTCTATGTTGGGGCCCCGCCAGCAAGGTTGACTAGAATTGAAAAAAGCTTGTTGCAAGCGCATTTTCATTCAGTCAACTACTGCCAATATAATATTATAGACCCTAGGACATTGATTTATATCCCAAACTCAACTATTTTACATTTCATACAAACCCAGATTTTAAGTATATTTATAGTGATTTAAGTAGTAATTTTTTAAGTAATGGCGATAAATGACCAGGTAAATGAGCTACACCTTCAACAAATATGGCATATTGTCCATAAATATTATGAATCGTTTGTTCAACATCTTCAGTAATTGGATCTTGGCTTAAAAATACGTTAAACACCTCAATTCCGAATTTACGTGACATTTCTACTGCTTCATACGTATCAATAATACCATCTTGACTATAATTAAATGCTGACGGTTCTCCATCTGAAAAGACAATTAAAAATCGTTGATGCTGATTACGGCGCATTAATCTTTCGCTAGCAATTCGAATCGCAACTCCGTCTCGATTGTCATCTTGAGGTTCTAGTGCCATAATACGTGGTCCATCTTTTTCAAAAGTTGAGTAATCATAATTAATAATTTCATTAATTATGTTTGGTTGAACATGCTCGTCTGAATCAAATGCATCCTCACTGAATGATAAAATTTCATGCTTTATATTTAAATCCTTTAGTGTCTCATGAAATAACACAACACCTTTCATCGTTTCAGCCATTTTGTCATGCATACTCGCTGAAGCATCAATGAGTAAAGTGAATGTCGCATCAAATGATTTACTTAAATCTTGTTTTTTATAGAACAATTTATATTGATCGTCGATGAACCAATTAATTAAGTCTTTTTGTAAACGCCCTTTAGTTAAATTATAACGCGCATCACGTTGCTCTCTTTCAATTGTTTTCTTAATTATTTGAATTAAATCTTTGATTTCGTACTGAACATCATGCTTTAATTCTTGATATTCCAGAACATATTGTGGTTCAATTTCAGGAATTTGCCATTTGATTTCTACATTTTTGTTTACACCATCGAGTTGAAAAGCTTGGCTTTGACCTACAGCATCTCCGTCTTCACGATTTAACGTATCGTTAGAGCCTTTTCCTTTTTTGGACATCATATCGGTCATATCATCAGAAGCATCACCTTCTCTTGCTTCATCATTACCCAATACTTCACTATTTTGCCCTTCATGAAGCTCCATTTCTAAATAAGCGCCACCTTTAGACTCACTATCAGCGGATTTTGAATCAGCTTTTTCGCTTTCGACGTCCTCATCTTTTGACGTTTGATCCTGACCATCTACTTCGCTTGCATCCGTTCTCTTCAAATCATCAAAATCTTCACTAGCTAATGTTTCATATAAAGTTTTTGGTAAGTAATAATATTCGTTCAACATATCTTCTTTTAAAATATCATCTACTTGATACATGATGCGTTGAGCTAGATACATATTATCTTCAGAGTTTTGATTTTGGAAAAAGTTAGGTAAGTACAAAAACATATTCATTAAAATATCATCTAAGTCTGGATGAATCGAAGGTATATCGAAGAAATTCTGACTTAAAAATGCATGTTCTAAATATAGAAATAATAAATCAGTATATTGTGTTTTTGTCCGATAAACTTTAATTTGAGATTCTGTATAAGCAATTCGAGTAGCTAAACGAAGATTAATCAATTTAGCAGTACTCGGACGTTGCTTTTTTATTGTATTAAATACACGCATATCCTCTAATAATTTAAAAAGTTGTTGATAAAATTTAGGATGTTTAAATGTTTCATCATTCGCTACTCCATTAACAATTGAAACTTCCATCATTTGATACCCATAAGCTGCTAACATTACATCCGTTTTTAAGCCAGCCATTTCGATATGGCTTGGTCGATGTGACCAAAACCAACTTGTAATTAACACATTTTGAATTGGATTATAATAAGGGAACTTTTGAATTTTAACTTGTGTTTGTTCATTTTTTAATAAGAGTCGCGCTAAGTCTTGCAACATCATAACTTGTTTCGCGTCTAACTGTTCGTCGTTAAATTTTATGAAACGATCACTCATTTTTTATCCCTCTTTAAAAATTTAATTCTACAGCGTTGTAAATTGCTTGTCGTTCACGTTCATCTTCTAATTTATCTATAATTGTACGTTTTATTGCACGTTCAACTGGCATAACCGTCATTAAGTCACATAAATCTAATAATGCACGAATACTTGCAGCTTCTTCAGAAATTTGCCCTTGTTTAGACATTGTGCGTAAATCTTCATTAAATTTAATAATTTGTTCAATTTGTTTATCATCTTGCAACAAACTTTGTTCTTTTATAACATTTTTCAAAATATCCCCATCAATATAATCAACGTGAATAACAACGAAACGATTTTTTAAGGCTTCATTCATAGGTAATGTTCCAACATATCCCTCATTGATTGCTGCTATTACATTAAATCCTGGTACAGCTTTAATAACTTCTCCAGTATAAGGATTTGTAATTTGTCGACGGTAATCTAGCACACCATTCAATACAGGTAATGTTTCTGGTTTAGCCATATTGATTTCATCAATATATAAAATATGCCCTTCTTTCATCGCTTTGATAACTGGACCATCAACAAAGACTATTTCTTGTTGACCTTGAGCATTTGTTTTAATTGTTTTAAAGCCTAATAAACTTTCTGTATCTAAATCTACAGAACAATTCACTTGATGCATCGGTGTATTAACAACTTCACTTAATGTTTCCGCCAACTTTGTTTTCCCAGAACCCGTTGGACCTTTAAGTAAAATATTTTTATTTAAATCAAATAATGCTTTTGCATCATTAAAAACAGTTGAATCTGAATTCTTATAGTGTTTAAGTGACATTTTTAAAACATTCTCCTTTAAATAAAGTAAAAAACTAAGACACGGAAAATATATCCAAATGCCTTAGTTTACTATTCTATTCTGATATAAAATACAATTCATGCAATTTGAATTGATTATATTTTAACAAATTTAGCAAATGAAAATCTCATATTAGGATTTATTTCAACAGTTAAACTTATACTTCTTTGAAATATGTTTTATAATAACCACCAACTAATCCTGAATTATCGATAATTTGATAATATTCTTCAGTTTCATTGATTACATCATACTGTTTACCTACAGTTAACATATCAGATACTGTGAATTTCTTTGCATCTGTATTTATAACTTCAACTTTCTTAATAGGTGTATGATCTTTCCAAGTTTCATGTAACATATAATTCTTCCTCACTATCGTAAATAATTATTTTTGTAAAGTGAATATAAAAGATAATCCACTATTTTCAGTAATTCTAATTGATTCTATATCATCTTGTTCAAGTGTTTGATACGGAATTTCGACTTCATCTAAGCGTAATTTTGCTTGGTTAAAGTAATCTCGATCTTTCGTTTCGACTTCAACTTGATCAACTGCGCCATATTCTGGCATGTCAATTTCGTTATCAGTAGGCATTAAATGAATCTCGCCACCTAATCCACCTTCACCAATTTTAAAAACTTGAACATGGTAATCAGCATCATCGAACGGTTGATATTCTGCAAATACTTCAAGACCAAATATATTCGTTAAAATTTGTGCAGTGATATCCACATGATTTACTTTAAGAATAACCGGGCCTAAACCTTGTACTTGATGTAACGGATTGACCGTACTTTCGAAAGAAGGCATACCTAAACCAACGCCGTAGTTATTCTCATTTGAATATATTGAGAAAATATGACCATTGTTATCTTCGAAACTGAAATATTTATTGCCATTTAACTCTTTAACTGTTGTATATGGAATATCTTTACTTGATAATATTTCTGCGTACTCATCTAAACCTGAGTCACTAGGTGTACGTAATCCAATTCCCACAAAATGCGATTCTTCTAATTGTTCACTTGGAACTTGTATAAATTGAAGTCTTGTTCCAGGGCTTATATCTGCATCACCGAAGCGAATTGAGTTTTCAAGAAGTTCTTCACAATTTAATCCTAATATGTCAACCATGAAATGTTTTGTCTGTTCTATATTTGTTGTACCTAATGTTATACTTCTAAGTCCACACATTATAGCCACCTCTATCTTTATCTTTACGGTTATATTATAACTTATTTTAATCATAAATTATAGAATATCGGTCAGTTGATTTTGATTATAGATTAATATGCGAAAAATGTATTTCCTTAAAACAACAAATTTGTGTTTAAAGTTAACATAATATTGTTATGGTTTATATTGATAAGACTAGTATCTATTATTTAGTTTTAATAAACATAAAAGAACATAACGACTTGTGATCAATTGCCGTTATGTTCTTTTAAACATTATAATTTTATGATTCTAATAATAAGTCTTCTGGGTTTTCAATCAATTCTTTAATTGTTTTTAAGAAACCAACTGCTTCTTTACCGTCAATGATTCTATGATCATAGCTTAATGCGATATACATCATTGGACGATTTTCGATTGTATCTTGATCAATCGCAATTGGTCTTGTAATGATTGAGTGCATACCTAATATTGCTGCTTGATTTCCATTGATAATTGGCGTACTCATCATTGAACCGAAAATACCACCATTTGTAATAGTAAATGAACCATTTACCATATCATCTAAACCAAGCTTTTTCTCTCTTGCTTTCACTGCTAAATTCGCAATTTCTGCTTCAATTTCAGCAAAATTCTTTTTATCACAGTCTCTAACAAATGGTACTAATAAGCCATCATCAGTAGATACAGCTACGCCAATGTCATAATACTGTTTAGTAATCATATCTTCCCCATCAATTTCTGCATTGACTTCTGGATATTTTTTCAATGCTGCAACAGATGCTTTTGTAAAGAATGACATAAATCCTAATTTAGTACCATCATGATCTTTCATAAACTGTTCTTTCTTACGTTTACGTAATTCCATTACATTAGTCATATCAACTTCGTTAAATGTCGTTAACATTGCTGTATTATTAGATACCTCTAATAATTTTTTAGCAGCTGTTTTCTTTCTACGTGACATTTTTTCACGGATAACTGGCTTTGATGGATATTGATTGTATTTTTTCTCTTCTTTAGCAGGTGTTTTTTGTGATGTCGGTGTTGATGCAGGTGCATCTTGCTTTTTATCGATATCTTCTTTACGAAGTACATCATTTGTTTTCGGACTTACTTCAGCTAAATTCACACCATTTTCACGCGCATATCGACGAGCAGAAGGTGTAGCGTTAACACGTTGTTGATTGTCATCAGATGTTTTTGATTCTGTAGAATCATCGCCCGTAACTTTTTCTTCTTTATTGTTCTCTGTTTCATCTTTTTGTTGTGGAGTTTTATCTTTGTCTTTTTCTGATTCATTTGAAGCATTTCCACTGCCTTCGCCAATGACAGCAATTGCTTGCCCAACTTCTACTGTGTCGCCTTCACTTGCAAGTTGTTCGAATAATACACCTGCTTCTTCTGATACTACTTCGACATTTACTTTATCAGTTTCTAATTCAAGAATAGCTTCACCTTTTTCTACGCTATCCCCAACGTTTTTTAACCATTCTGCAATGGTACCTTCTGTAATAGATTCTGCTAATTCTGGAACTTTAACCTCTGGCATGACTTATTTCCCCCTAGTTATTTTTTAATGCATTTTCTATAATTTTACTTTGAACAAGTTTATGAATCTCGCCGTCACCTTCAGCTGGTGCCGCTCTTTGTATTCTGCCATGGTAGCTTAAATCATACTTATCTGATACAAGTACTTTAACATATGGATAAACATATAACCATGCACCTTGATTTTTAGGTTCTTCTTGAACCCAAGATACTTCTTCAAGATTTGGTAACTGTTCTAATAATGATCCAATTTCTTCTTCTGGGAACGGATATAGTCTTTCAATAGCTACTAATAATACCGTTTC harbors:
- a CDS encoding VOC family protein, whose protein sequence is MCGLRSITLGTTNIEQTKHFMVDILGLNCEELLENSIRFGDADISPGTRLQFIQVPSEQLEESHFVGIGLRTPSDSGLDEYAEILSSKDIPYTTVKELNGNKYFSFEDNNGHIFSIYSNENNYGVGLGMPSFESTVNPLHQVQGLGPVILKVNHVDITAQILTNIFGLEVFAEYQPFDDADYHVQVFKIGEGGLGGEIHLMPTDNEIDMPEYGAVDQVEVETKDRDYFNQAKLRLDEVEIPYQTLEQDDIESIRITENSGLSFIFTLQK
- a CDS encoding ATP-binding protein, yielding MSLKHYKNSDSTVFNDAKALFDLNKNILLKGPTGSGKTKLAETLSEVVNTPMHQVNCSVDLDTESLLGFKTIKTNAQGQQEIVFVDGPVIKAMKEGHILYIDEINMAKPETLPVLNGVLDYRRQITNPYTGEVIKAVPGFNVIAAINEGYVGTLPMNEALKNRFVVIHVDYIDGDILKNVIKEQSLLQDDKQIEQIIKFNEDLRTMSKQGQISEEAASIRALLDLCDLMTVMPVERAIKRTIIDKLEDERERQAIYNAVELNF
- the sucB gene encoding dihydrolipoyllysine-residue succinyltransferase; protein product: MPEVKVPELAESITEGTIAEWLKNVGDSVEKGEAILELETDKVNVEVVSEEAGVLFEQLASEGDTVEVGQAIAVIGEGSGNASNESEKDKDKTPQQKDETENNKEEKVTGDDSTESKTSDDNQQRVNATPSARRYARENGVNLAEVSPKTNDVLRKEDIDKKQDAPASTPTSQKTPAKEEKKYNQYPSKPVIREKMSRRKKTAAKKLLEVSNNTAMLTTFNEVDMTNVMELRKRKKEQFMKDHDGTKLGFMSFFTKASVAALKKYPEVNAEIDGEDMITKQYYDIGVAVSTDDGLLVPFVRDCDKKNFAEIEAEIANLAVKAREKKLGLDDMVNGSFTITNGGIFGSMMSTPIINGNQAAILGMHSIITRPIAIDQDTIENRPMMYIALSYDHRIIDGKEAVGFLKTIKELIENPEDLLLES
- a CDS encoding vWA domain-containing protein; translation: MSDRFIKFNDEQLDAKQVMMLQDLARLLLKNEQTQVKIQKFPYYNPIQNVLITSWFWSHRPSHIEMAGLKTDVMLAAYGYQMMEVSIVNGVANDETFKHPKFYQQLFKLLEDMRVFNTIKKQRPSTAKLINLRLATRIAYTESQIKVYRTKTQYTDLLFLYLEHAFLSQNFFDIPSIHPDLDDILMNMFLYLPNFFQNQNSEDNMYLAQRIMYQVDDILKEDMLNEYYYLPKTLYETLASEDFDDLKRTDASEVDGQDQTSKDEDVESEKADSKSADSESKGGAYLEMELHEGQNSEVLGNDEAREGDASDDMTDMMSKKGKGSNDTLNREDGDAVGQSQAFQLDGVNKNVEIKWQIPEIEPQYVLEYQELKHDVQYEIKDLIQIIKKTIEREQRDARYNLTKGRLQKDLINWFIDDQYKLFYKKQDLSKSFDATFTLLIDASASMHDKMAETMKGVVLFHETLKDLNIKHEILSFSEDAFDSDEHVQPNIINEIINYDYSTFEKDGPRIMALEPQDDNRDGVAIRIASERLMRRNQHQRFLIVFSDGEPSAFNYSQDGIIDTYEAVEMSRKFGIEVFNVFLSQDPITEDVEQTIHNIYGQYAIFVEGVAHLPGHLSPLLKKLLLKSL
- a CDS encoding DUF6501 family protein — translated: MLHETWKDHTPIKKVEVINTDAKKFTVSDMLTVGKQYDVINETEEYYQIIDNSGLVGGYYKTYFKEV